From a single Oscillospiraceae bacterium genomic region:
- the leuD gene encoding 3-isopropylmalate dehydratase small subunit, with translation MITGNVHIYGDNVDTDVIIPARYLNTSDPQDLKMHCMEDIDQDFITKVQAGDVMIAGKNFGCGSSREHAPIAIKASGISLVVAKSFARIFYRNAINIGLPIVECAEAVDEIEVGDNISCDLANGVLTVENKNKTFQIEPFPKEIQAIIEKGGLLASLL, from the coding sequence ATGATTACAGGTAACGTACATATTTACGGCGACAATGTGGATACCGATGTTATCATCCCTGCAAGATACTTAAATACCTCGGATCCCCAAGATTTAAAAATGCACTGTATGGAAGATATTGATCAAGATTTCATCACCAAAGTGCAGGCAGGCGACGTGATGATTGCAGGCAAAAATTTTGGGTGCGGTTCCTCCAGAGAACACGCTCCCATTGCCATCAAAGCAAGCGGAATCTCTTTGGTGGTTGCCAAAAGCTTTGCCAGAATTTTCTATCGCAATGCCATCAATATCGGTCTTCCCATTGTGGAGTGTGCCGAAGCGGTGGATGAAATTGAAGTCGGTGACAACATCAGCTGCGATTTAGCAAATGGTGTTTTAACCGTGGAAAATAAAAACAAAACCTTCCAAATTGAACCCTTCCCCAAGGAAATTCAGGCAATTATTGAAAAAGGCGGACTGCTTGCCAGCTTGTTATAA
- the leuB gene encoding 3-isopropylmalate dehydrogenase produces MNYKIAVIKGDGIGPEVVTQAQKVLTKIGEVYGHSFHFTDLLMGGIAYDTTGNPLPKETVDICKQSDAVLLGAVGGPKWDNLPAQSRPETGLLSIRKALNLYANIRPAVLFPALKEASPLKDDLVKDGINIYVVRELTGGIYFGERGKTDNTAYDTECYSTEEIRRIAHVAFMAAQKRKKHVTSIDKANVLESSRLWREVVHEVAKEYPDVTISDMLVDNAAMQLVKNPRQFDVVLANNMFGDILSDEAAQITGSIGILPSSSRGDGTFGLYEPIHGSAPDIAGKDLANPIATILSVAMMLRDSFSLEQEAKAVEDAVDTVLNQGLRTADLGGQSPITCSEMGDAIVNAIQ; encoded by the coding sequence ATGAATTATAAAATAGCGGTCATCAAAGGAGACGGTATCGGCCCCGAAGTGGTGACACAGGCACAAAAAGTGCTTACTAAAATCGGGGAGGTCTATGGACACAGCTTTCATTTTACCGATTTACTGATGGGTGGTATCGCTTATGACACCACAGGAAATCCCCTGCCCAAGGAAACCGTGGATATTTGCAAACAGTCAGATGCAGTATTGCTAGGTGCGGTGGGCGGTCCTAAATGGGATAATCTGCCTGCCCAAAGCAGACCTGAAACGGGATTACTTAGCATTCGTAAGGCTTTAAATCTCTATGCCAACATCCGACCTGCAGTGTTATTTCCTGCCTTAAAGGAAGCTTCTCCCTTAAAAGATGATTTAGTCAAAGACGGTATCAACATTTATGTGGTTCGTGAATTAACAGGCGGTATCTATTTCGGAGAACGCGGCAAAACGGATAACACCGCTTATGACACTGAATGTTACAGCACAGAAGAAATCAGAAGAATTGCACACGTGGCATTTATGGCGGCACAAAAACGAAAGAAACACGTCACCAGCATTGATAAAGCCAACGTGCTGGAAAGCTCCCGTCTATGGCGGGAAGTGGTCCACGAAGTGGCAAAAGAGTATCCCGATGTAACCATCAGCGATATGCTGGTGGACAATGCGGCAATGCAACTGGTGAAAAATCCCCGTCAGTTTGATGTGGTGCTGGCAAACAATATGTTTGGTGATATTTTATCCGATGAAGCGGCACAAATTACAGGTTCCATTGGAATTCTTCCCTCTTCTTCCCGTGGAGACGGAACGTTTGGATTATATGAACCAATCCATGGCTCTGCTCCCGATATTGCAGGAAAAGACCTGGCAAACCCCATTGCTACCATTTTGTCGGTTGCAATGATGTTGCGGGATTCCTTCTCGTTGGAGCAGGAAGCGAAAGCGGTGGAAGATGCGGTAGACACTGTGTTAAATCAAGGACTTCGTACCGCTGATTTAGGTGGACAATCCCCCATCACCTGCAGTGAAATGGGTGATGCCATTGTGAACGCAATCCAATAA